The Bemisia tabaci chromosome 8, PGI_BMITA_v3 genome has a segment encoding these proteins:
- the LOC140225228 gene encoding uncharacterized protein — MLTQKLPFSSSKQTRKISNDSKKGRLDLDNMPTQVISENQEASTKKTRSMKKAPHSTSELMEMSTQLIDDSSSNSKWNCGDRSRLKRKPASAKEDRDVCDMLTQMVPAEKMSISKQSNYNNSTMDLDEMLTQKIDTIDGVETIRKTEKSRLKQTASTPRVSSKSCLQSSSVDNLDNMLTQKLPSKDVTSHSVLSMDVCQSQPLGVSKNLDVISSGDETDDDIGQFVKPLSSKKPEVEPSLFDQEVEALSKKMEQPCKNTAKSTSVQTRTESPEVPESQSIITDEEISETPSTGSDPVFSDQAASFFRNIPEKSMNDALSTGEPLAKFPTAVEKDSDSKSSGTVTPDDLAFVHDLVAAETKTEMKAELDLNLQAADEKAVVKEEPILNPVTADTKVNVQTEKNVKLSDKLTPDNQEFNSNSTKKLRGTKAIELKAEEGIGSEETVAEKATTSKPLLEDETNVSAEDNSQPKKVGRRSKKPGLSNPENQPSIEKSNNQEDTSLTTVDPTDIASEPASPPPSTKTSSRRGSKNASCAKAGDGSTTSEKQDDLPLSRVRSSRTKVTEGKYKAMLKGVQTSEAEEESGNPRSSRRSKRGGQNIVIKADENSRDPEKVSEIPLVDAPMKSSRGKISSNEKPKEQGRAKGPLSKLESKSSSIYDFSSDENDPFRELSSLQTQRRSRQISDSTDDELESKKPKTKNIASAVSKDSIPEDNTTTKDINDAEKKKSTRGRRTKISLDVTDEAPKNDISVAKEKESTCGKSRKSQIIDSGSEEENTRSSRAGRSAGLKRKVEGDSHNASQDATPTKKKLSELGTSKKEPCKDPQAEIKTRTPSKRKALEVKGSFPPASDVSTPKKKLKLNDKIENDSEASSSDAELSKTNTSSTRMSRRQTLQVEKVEDVKEESTRGRRSTRGGKQASQSLAGSQTTKSKAETSRKDTSVGRMSRKAPEIGPEETAARNETGRKSKVKEVVRLSTRSSSQSDTDSVKSTAKESVKKPLDRKSRARLTSQSSSQSDSDSLKSDSKLAKKLIDRKSQVATKRNSVIDASTSETENASPSKTTTPAKSRVSRLAKQEDSVSPRSSTRKISAPIKKYHIMFTGLDEKTLAKFENIVTALGGVLEENPSLCTVLVTDKVRRTIKFLSTLAQGKPIVSIKWLEVSNKLKSFKDPFEYLIQDKQSEQNFDFNLSESLTKALDTPLLAGYSVFVTPSVKPEPSQMKAIIESAGGKFLSKQPALWSENSFIVSSLEDKSHWPKDKGSKFTPKIVSAEIILRGILQQRLDFEAHKLK; from the exons ATGTTAACTCAAAAACTACCTTTTTCAAGTAGCAAGCAAACCAGAAAAATCTCCAATGACTCCAAAAAAGGACGATTAGACCTCGATAACATGCCAACGCAAGTTATCAGTGAAAATCAGGAAGCCTCTACCAAAAAAACAAGAAGCATGAAGAAAGCACCACATTCCACATCAGAACTGATGGAAATGTCTACACAACTGATCGATGATAGTAGTTCAAATAGTAAATGGAATTGTGGAGATCGGAGTAGATTAAAGCGCAAACCAGCAAGTGCTAAAGAAGACCGGGATGTGTGCGACATGCTGACCCAGATGGTGCCTGCTGAAAAAATGAGCATCTCAAAACAATCAAATTATAACAATTCAACAATGGATTTAGATGAGATGCTCACACAGAAAATAGATACCATCGACGGTGTAGAAACCATTCGGAAAACTGAAAAGTCTCGCCTGAAACAAACTGCCTCCACTCCAAGAGTCTCCTCTAAAAGTTGTTTACAAAGCTCTTCTGTTGACAATCTAGACAATATGCTAACTCAAAAACTACCCTCAAAAGATGTCACATCTCATTCAGTTCTTTCGATGGACGTTTGTCAGAGTCAGCCGTTGGGTGTCTCTAAAAATTTGGATGTCATTTCAAGCGGCGATGAAACGGATGATGATATCGGTCAATTTGTCAAGCCACTAAGTAGTAAAAAACCAGAAGTAGAGCCTTCACTCTTTGATCAGGAGGTCGAAGCATTGTCTAAGAAAATGGAGCAACCGTgcaaaaatactgcaaaaagtACGTCTGTCCAAACTAGAACAGAATCTCCCGAAGTTCCAGAATCGCAGTCAATCATTACAGACGAAGAAATATCAGAGACTCCCTCGACAGGCTCAGATCCTGTTTTTTCGGACCAAGcagcttcattttttagaaacaTTCCAGAGAAAAGCATGAATGATGCCTTGTCAACAGGGGAACCATTAGCCAAATTTCCAACTGCTGTGGAGAAAGACAGTGATTCCAAGTCATCAGGAACTGTGACTCCCGATGATCTCGCTTTTGTTCATGACCTCGTGGCCGCAGAAACAAAAACAGAGATGAAAGCAGAACTCGATCTCAATCTTCAAGCAGCTGATGAAAAAGCAGTTGTGAAAGAAGAACCCATTCTGAACCCTGTGACTGCAGATACAAAAGTAAATGTACAAACAGAGAAGAATGTAAAACTATCGGACAAACTAACTCCTGATAATCAGGAATTCAATAGCAACTCGACTAAAAAGCTGAGGGGAACCAAAGCCATAGAATTGAAAGCTGAGGAGGGAATTGGTTCGGAAGAAACTGTAGCAGAGAAAGCTACGACCAGTAAGCCGCTATTGGAAGATGAAACAAATGTCTCAGCTGAAGATAATTCTCAGCCTAAAAAAGTAGGAAGGAGAAGCAAAAAGCCTGGCCTTTCCAATCCAGAAAATCAACCTTCGATAGAAAAATCTAATAACCAAGAAGACACTTCACTTACAACAGTTGATCCAACTGACATTGCCAGTGAACCAGCCTCTCCACCTCCTTCCACAAAGACTAGCTCCAGAAGAGGTTCCAAAAATGCGAGCTGTGCAAAAGCAGGAGATGGGAGCACAACATCGGAGAAACAAGATGATTTGCCGTTAAGTAGGGTGCGCAGCAGTAGAACTAAAGTCACAGAAGGAAAGTACAAAGCCATGCTGAAAGGAGTACAAACATCCGAAGCTGAAGAAGAAAGCGGCAATCCTCGCTCAAGTAGAAGAAGCAAAAGAGGGGGACAAAATATTGTCATTAAAGCGGATGAAAACTCTAGAGATCCTGAGAAAGTCTCGGAGATCCCTTTGGTGGACGCTCCCATGAAGTCTTCGCGGGGCAAAATCTCATCAAACGAGAAGCCAAAAGAGCAAGGCCGTGCCAAAGGTCCACTTAgcaagcttgaatcaaaatcgAGCTCTATTTACGATTTCAGTTCAGATGAAAATGATCCTTTTAGAGAATTATCATCGTTGCAGACTCAGAGACGTTCACGTCAAATTTCGGATAGCACAGATGATGAGTTAGAATCAAAGAaaccaaaaactaaaaatattgctTCAGCCGTTTCTAAAGATTCCATTCCAGAGGATAATACAACTACAAAGGACATTAACGATGCTGAAAAGAAGAAATCTACTCGTGGTAGACGTACTAAAATTTCACTGGATGTCACAGACGAAGCCCCCAAAAATGACATCAGTGTTGCAAAAGAGAAGGAATCAACCTGCgggaaatcaaggaaatctCAAATTATTGATTCAGGTAGCGAGGAAGAAAATACTCGCTCTTCAAGGGCTGGCCGTAGTGCTGGTTTGAAACGTAAAGTTGAAGGAGACTCCCACAATGCTTCTCAAGATGCTACCCCCACTAAGAAAAAACTGTCTGAACTTGGAACGTCTAAAAAAGAGCCTTGCAAGGACCCGCAAGCTGAAATAAAAACTAGGACACCATCGAAAAGGAAAGCCCTTGAAGTGAAAGGAAGTTTTCCACCAGCAAGTGATGTTTCTACAccaaagaaaaagttaaaattaaatgaCAAGATTGAAAATGATTCTGAGGCTTCTTCTTCGGATGCTGAGCTCTCGAAAACGAACACCTCTAGCACTAGGATGTCCAGGCGACAAACATTACAAGTTGAAAAAGTTGAGGACGTAAAAGAAGAATCTACCAGAGGCCGCAGAAGTACCAGAGGTGGAAAGCAGGCTTCGCAGAGTTTGGCAGGATCACAGACAACTAAATCAAAGGCTGAAACTTCTAGGAAAGATACTTCCGTGGGAAGAATGAGTCGTAAAGCTCCAGAAATTGGCCCAGAAGAAACGGCAGCACGAAATGAAACGGGTCGCAAGTCAAAAGTGAAAGAAGTAGTGCGCCTCTCAACAAGATCCAGCAGTCAGTCAGACACAGATTCTGTCAAAAGCACAGCCAAAGAAAGTGTCAAGAAACCATTAGATAGGAAAAGTCGGGCAAGATTAACTAGTCAATCGAGCAGTCAGTCCGATTCTGACTCCTTGAAAAGTGACTCGAAGCTCGCCAAAAAACTAATCGACCGCAAAAGTCAGGTAGCAACGAAAAGAAATTCAGTAATTGATGCAAGTACATCGGAAACTGAAAATGCCAGTCCCTCAAAGACAACAACGCCGGCTAAATCCAGAGTTTCAAGATTGGCAAAGCAAGAAGACTCAGTT AGTCCTAGATCATCAACCCGGAAAATATCTGCACCAATCAAGAAATACCACATTATGTTTACTGGATTGGACGAAAAAACCCTCGCCAAATTTGAGAACATCGTTACTGCACTTG gaGGAGTGTTGGAAGAAAATCCTTCATTATGTACAGTCTTGGTAACAGACAAAGTCAGGCGCACGATAAAATTTCTGTCAACGCTGGCGCAAGGGAAACCTATTGTCTCTATCAAGTGGTTGGAGGTCTCGAATAAATTGAAGTCTTTCAAAG ATCCATTCGAATACTTGATTCAAGATAAACAGAGTGAACAGAATTTTGACTTCAATTTGTCAGAGTCCCTTACCAAAGCTCTGGACACACCTCTCCTAGCAGGATACTCCGTTTTTGTTACGCCATCAGTTAAACCCGAGCCATCTCAAATGAAAG caATCATCGAAAGTGCAGGAGGCAAATTTCTCAGCAAACAGCCTGCTCTCTGGAGCGAAAATAGTTTCATTGTTTCAAGTTTGGAGGACAAAAGTCATTGGCCCAAAGACAAAGGCTCCAAATTCACTCCAAAAATTGTCTCTGCTGAAATTATCTTACGAGGGATCCTGCAGCAGCGACTAGACTTTGAAGCCcacaaattgaaataa
- the LOC109043018 gene encoding uncharacterized protein produces MECTQVIPDLHLTQDISQVLNEEHVARILIAKTTQCEGAEYFLKNGQNVIGRCSLSADVCIQDVTISRKHAVIICHGKKSFHVYDAGSANGTFLESRGSKCKLVPQVRYNLCSDDTLTFGTIVATFTKDLKDPVVIEDSDSDTGSESMLPLDGDDDPDDSIPGPVNQNKKRMMILSDTEEDEKSNSSRDSSSEIQSSQPEKPADKEVSPFKTPTAPPIRSSQFRFSQSPLSSKSTPKTSLSSPEENKFRPSSFSTQEELGKQTGNDVQPMDQDSENDVSQSCILDDSIFDKETQQLDTSVFSESLRKLSPISSKLSSLKGSRNSGNQASNRADIFNLETQKPAENLYEMETQEPSFNDSSSSKSKKDVSGQSIYSLETQKPETDIYSRETQKLNDDICSKEINEVDSDLCSAETQRVKEEEPQNGTNKSSENIFDKETQRLNVSIFDKKMHKPESARNLSTLETQTFDGFYSKETQKVSENIFDKETQQVNENICVIKTQRLNDVFSKETQQVNENISGLKTRQLNDVFTRETQQVDKNICDLETQQVNANICDIKTQQLNDVFNKDTQRVNENICDIKTQQLNDVFSKEIQQVDKSICDLETQSLNENIFDRETQQGTKNIFDSKAQRVNKNIFDVETQKPSDDVKGIFDLDTQKADMSISNIETQIIPESHKKKSIFEKETQEKEAGDLDAGTQKPDDSIHSTETKKILSPLVEVLSKQAEESEESTCDMITQKLNVPNNEGVKDEEDEDDDMTQIISSTPAVINTARKKSLAALNRNLARDHLGSPIVSDSSQKSLKSKRSKSPNSNNQSSNTSSLYSMELNSVNGAEDIDLEDLGKKVDPKVASIVGNMDGKPL; encoded by the exons ATGGAATGCACGCAAGTAATTCCGGATTTACATCTGACCCAAGATATCTCGCAAGTCCTGAATGAGGAACAT GTTGCACGCATCTTAATTGCAAAAACGACTCAATGTGAAGGAGCAGAGTACTTTTTGAAAAACGGTCAGAACGTAATCGGTAGATGCTCTCTCTCAGCGGATGTCTGCATCCAAGATGTG ACTATATCAAGGAAACATGCTGTCATAATTTGTCACGGAAAGAAGTCGTTTCATGTTTATGATGCCGGAAGTGCCAACGGAACATTTCTTGAAAGCAGAGGCTCCAAA tgcaagcTGGTGCCCCAAGTTCGTTACAACCTTTGCAGTGATGACACATTAACGTTTGGTACCATTGTAGCAACATTCACAAAG gaCCTTAAAGACCCTGTGGTAATCGAGGATAGTGATTCAGACACTGGCTCTGAGTCTATGCTACCTTTAGATGGAGATG ATGATCCAGATGACAGTATTCCTGGACCAGTGaatcaaaataagaagaggatgATGATCTTGAGCGACACTGAG GAGGATGAGAAAAGTAATTCCAGCCGAGACTCGTCATCAGAGATTCAGTCTAGCCAGCCTGAAAAGCCGGCGGACAAAGAAGTCAGTCCCTTCAAAACTCCAACTGCACCCCCGATCAGATCATCGCAGTTTCGATTCAGCCAAAGTCCACTATCCAGTAAGAGCACCCCCAAAACAAGCCTCAGTTCACCTGAAGAGAATAAGTTTAGGCCGTCTTCATTCTCAACCCAGGAGGAATTGGGGAAACAAACCGGAAATGATGTCCAGCCAATGGACCAAGATTCAGAAAACGATGTATCACAATCTTGCATCCTTGATGATTCCATCTTTGATAAAGAAACGCAGCAACTTGATACAAGCGTTTTCAGCGAAAGCCTTCGGAAACTATCCCCGATTAGCAGCAAGCTGTCTTCACTCAAAGGAAGTAGAAATTCTGGAAACCAAGCTTCAAACAGGGCTGATATCTTCAATCTTGAAACCCAGAAACCGGCCGAGAATCTGTATGAGATGGAAACGCAAGAACCGAGTTTCAATGATTCCTCTAGTTCAAAGTCTAAAAAAGATGTTTCTGGTCAAAGCATTTACAGTCTCGAGACGCAGAAACCTGAGACTGATATTTACAGCAGAGAGACGCAGAAATTGAACGATGATATTTGTAGCAAGGAGATAAACGAAGTGGACTCAGATTTATGTAGTGCAGAAACACAGCGAGTGAAAGAGGAGGAGCCCCAGAATGGAACTAATaaatcgtctgaaaatatttttgataaagaAACTCAGAGATTAAATGTAAGtatctttgataaaaaaatgcacaaacCAGAAAGCGCTAGAAATCTATCCACTTTAGAAACTCAAACATTTGATGGATTTTATAGCAAAGAAACCCAGAAGGTcagtgaaaatattttcgataaaGAAACTCAGCAagtcaatgaaaatatttgtgttatCAAAACTCAGAGATTAAATGATGTTTTCAGTAAAGAAACTCAACAAGTGAACGAAAATATTAGTGGTTTGAAAACTCGGCAATTGAATGATGTTTTCACTAGAGAAACCCAGCAAGTTGACAAGAATATTTGCGATCTAGAAACGCAGCAGGTGAATGCAAATATTTGTGATATAAAAACTCAGCAATTGAATGATGTTTTCAACAAAGACACTCAGCGAGTAAACGAAAATATTTGTGACATAAAAACCCAGCAATTGAATGATGTTTTCTCTAAAGAAATCCAGCAAGTCGACAAGAGTATTTGTGATTTAGAAACTCAGTCattgaatgaaaatatattcgaCAGAGAAACTCAGcaaggcaccaaaaatatttttgattcaaAAGCTCAGCGagttaataaaaatatattcgatGTTGAAACCCAGAAGCCCAGTGATGATGTGAAAGGTATTTTTGATCTAGATACTCAAAAAGCAGACATGAGTATCAGCAATATTGAAACACAAATCATTCCCGAGTCTCACAAAAAGAAGAGTATCTTTGAAAAGGAAACCCAGGAGAAGGAAGCAGGTGATCTTGATGCTGGAACGCAGAAACCAGATGACTCAATACACTCCACTGAAACCAAAAAAATCTTGTCACCATTAGTGGAGGTTTTAAGTAAACAAGCTGAAGAATCAGAAGAAAGCACCTGTGATATGATTACCCAAAAGTTGAATGTCCCGAACAATGAAGGAGtaaaagatgaggaagatgaagATGATGATATGACGCAAATCATATCGTCAACGCCAGCAGTCATAAACACAGCCAGAAAGAAATCTTTAGCAGCCTTGAATCGAAATTTAGCAAGAGACCATCTCGGCTCACCGATTGTAAGTGATTCCTCTCAGAAGTCTTTAAAAAGCAAACGTAGTAAAAGCCCTAATTCAAATAATCAGTCGTCAAACACAAGCTCTTTATACTCTATGGAATTGAACTCCGTCAATGGAGCAGAGGACATCGATCTTgaagatttaggaaaaaaagttgaccCCAAAGTTGCGTCTATAGTCGGAAATATGGATGGAAAACCCCTGTAG